TTATAACACCTTTATTAAAACTGAACAAGTGTACAAAAGGCCGAAATACCTCAACCAATTGATATGAATTTTTTATAGCTTTAACACGCCTCTGTGGGCACAACGGGTCAATTTCCAAAAACCTTAAAATAATCACAAACCTTTCGAAACTGATCCTGTGCCAATAAACATGTATCCCTCAGATATCCTTTTTCTTTTCTGTATTCGCCCAGCCCGCGATAATAATATAATTTATACTCATCCAAAATGATAAATGGAAGGATTCCATTTATCAGGCACTCTTTAAACAAAATCAGCCGCCCAACTCTGCCGTTCCCGTCCTGGAACGGGTGAATGGTTTCAAACTGCGCATGAAAGTCAATCAAATCATCAAAGCTTTTTTCGGGAATAGCATTGTATTTTTCAAGCAGCACTTTCATTGCCGACTGCACTTTATCCGGCGGTGTTGTCTCTGTGATTCCTCCGATAACATTGGGGTAAATTTTATACTTACCGGTGGAAAACCCTTCGCGCTCATAGGCGGTGCCGCGCTTTAACAAATAGTGAAGTTTTTTTATGATATCTTCTGACAGGGGCTCTTTGGCGAGATCAAGAATATAATCGAAAGCCTCGAAATGGTTAGTTGTCTCGACGATGTCATCAATTTTTACAGGGCTGTCCCCTTCTGGTAAAATGGTATTGGTCGAAAAAATGCTTCGTGTCTGTTCTTCTGAGAGCATGCTTCCCTCAATTCGGTTGGAATTATAGGCCATTTTAATTTGTGTATGGTGGTAGATACCATCAGACAATTTTGCTTTCTTCCCGCTTATAAAACGACTGTGTAATGCGTCTATTTTCATAACAAACTCCTGTCTATAATGATCTATTATAACATTTTCCCCAGACTAAAGGAAATTATAGAACGACAAAAAGAGACCCTGAATTTTAAGTTCAGGGCCTGCTTCATAAACCGCGGTGCTGCAATACAGGGTCTTTTATTTTTAACTTTTATAACCGTTGCCACCCTTTTGCCAAATCCCAATGGGCCCTCTTAGTAGTCAGCCGGCGGCTCCGGCTTTTGTTTTCCCCTTAACCAGCGTACCGGGGTATTTTTCAAGCGCGCGCTTTTCTCAAAAAATACACGGTCTGTGTTCCTGTTTCAAAGGGGATTGCGGGCGCCGGTTCTTAAATGAACCGACATTTTAATGTGTAAATCACTGGGAAACAACGGCTTCAGATCGCTGCCTTTTAACACCATTCTTTTTTCCATCGTTTTAACGGGATTGGCTGAAATCAGCGTTTTCGTTTTGGGATTGGGTTATTGAGTCTGGCGTTTTGGGGCTGGGATGTCTGATTGGTTATTTCTTGATTGATCTGCTTTAATCATACCGCACCGGTTCTTTGCTGGCAAGTTCATTAAGAGTGTAATTTTGATGGTAGGCGATGTATGGTCGGACAGATATTTATTAGAAAAAATCTTAGAAAAATGCGAAATAAAAAAACGGCTGATTAAGCCGTATGACGTCATATAATGGTGATCCCGATTGGGCTTGAACCAACGACCTCTACCAAATAGCCGGAGGTTTTATTTTAGGCGTTTTATTGTTATTTAGCGATTTTCAAAACACACTACAAGCACCTATAAGCACAGATTAGCGTTAAAAATGGCGAAAAAACATGCCTTTCCTTACACAAACATTTTATAACCAAAAACTATAATTCATTGTTTCATTTCATTAGCTTGCACAAAATTTGTAGATATGCTATAATTTGAATATAAAGATGGTACCGTCAGGAGCGACAGGTGCCCGGATTAGTTATTCTTTACGAAAACCGCTGTTTCCTAGGCTAGCGGTTTTTTTTATTTCCCTTACTTCTTTTCATCCGCCGATTCAATCGAATTGATAAATACACACTAATGCATATTCCAACAATTTCAATTAAAACCTCTGGTGGAATGTAAATTGTAATCTCCATAAAGGCTCCCTTCTAGGGGCGCCGCCGCTATTTTACCTGACGGGATACCTCCTGCGGTACCAAAGTTATTATACCATGCCCTATCATAAATGTCATTAATATTATAAATAATATCTTTTTATCACACTTGACATTATAATAAAATAGTATATAATAATAATGGGGAAGTATGTCTATATAAATATAGACCACTCATAGCCCTTAAAAGGATCAATTGCTTCGCGATTGTCCTATTTTTATTTTTTGATCAAATTGCAAGGCGGGGACGCTGTGCTCCCCGCCGCACTACTTCTCAATTAAACGGTGCTGCGCTATGCCCCTAGCTATTTTGGTTGAGATTTTCGCTTTGCTCAAATCTCCTATGAAATGGGGCGCTCCTGCCACCCCCATGAAACCAACGTTCGTTGGTTTTCCCCCGGCCATGCCTGTGCTTCGGTCGAAGTCCGCTCCTTCACCCTACGGGTTCAGTCGCCAAGCTTCGATCCGATGCTCGGCAGATTATCTATCTTCCAACTCATGGACCATAATCCCGCCGCATTTCTTCTTTAATCCTCTCTGCCGTATGAGTCCTTCCCGCTTCAACATCTGCCATTCCCTTGGCAATTTCGGCCTCAAATTCTTCTTTTGTCAATGAATCATAGGAAAGCAGAACGCTTTTTGTTAATTTCATTTCAAAAGGAATCCCTCTTTGAAGAGCGACCTGTTTTAAACGGATATAAATATTTGATGTTCTAGCCATTGCTATCACCTCCAATTACAATATACGCGTTTGTATCGCGAATCGTAATCATAATTTTGAGCTATGCTAAAATCAATAAATTTCGATGCAAATTTCTGTCCGGTGCTGACTATTTTTTATTTTCTTCTATATTCTGGTATCTTTCTTAATAATACCATCAAATCCAGTGCCTTTTTTTGACCATCTTCATTCAAATCTGACATAAAATTGAGTATATTCAAATAGTTATCTGACCCTCTTGCTGGCATCTTTAGCTCTACATAATCATATTTAGAATCCGAATCATTAAAATAATCATATTCAAATCCCTTCAAGCTAAGCTGTTCATGGACTATTTCAGCATCTTTAAATGCCTTTACTAATTCAACATCCTTAGACATCAAAAGATTTAAATCTACTCCAAATATTTCAGAAATGTCAATCATTACTTTAAAAGTCGGTGATCGAATTCCTTTTTCATAAGCACTTATCGTTGCCTGAACCAGACCTAACTTTTCGGCAAATTCTTTTTGAGTTAAACCTTCTTTTTTTCTTATTTCTTTTATAAATTCTCCAATATTCATAACAATATCTCCTTCTAAGTACAATAACATGCAATTTTAAAAAAAACAATATAAAAATATTTGATTAAATTACGATTTGATTCTCTTTAACACATGTTGACAAACAACTTTTTATGTTGTATTATATCAAAAAACAACTATAGTTGTTTTTTTGATATAACGTCACACCAAAAGGAGTTATTATGCAAAAAATGTACAAAAAATACCAAGACCAAATTCAAAAAAGCCTAGAAAAAGCCGAAAAGATCGAGCAGGAAATGGATCGTTACATTGCAATGGGAATGACGGCAGAATCCGCCTTTAATCTGGAGAAAAATTCAAACGATGATCTAGAAAAAATACTGGGAGCGATCATTGTGTTTTTCAAGGATAATAGCCTGCAAATCGCTCAAAAAGATGGCGAATGCACCATCATTAAAAAGACTGCCGTACCGTCCGCAGCACAAGATTAACACCTCTTTGCTATCCCCCTTTTTTTCTTTTTGATCAAACATGCCCAGCATGTTTAATCAAAAATCCGTCCGTCTGCTAAATGGCGGCGGGGGATAGGCAAGCTTAGTGTTTGGATAGCCATTCTGGCTACCAACACCGCTTGCGAGGGGACTCTGTCCCCTTCGATCCCCTTGAGTTTAGCGTTAAAATTTAATATTAAATTGGGAAGGTTCCATAAACGGAGGTGAAATCATGGCACGGACAAGGCGGCGAAAAAATCAAATACTATTTCGCTTGAACGATCAAGAAAAAAAGATTTTTTTAGGCAGAGTAAAACGTTCAGAATTAACCCAACAGGAGTATATCCGCCGAGCGGTTTTGAATAAAAAAATAAATGTTTTTGAAGGACTTTCTGAAGTGATTTTGCAGCAAAAACGTATCGGCAACAATCTAAACCAGCTCGCCTATAACAGCAACGTTGGACTTCCAGTTGACAGGGCAGCGCTTGAGGCATTACAGAAAGAGGAGAAACAGGTATGGCAATTATTAAAGCAGTTGCAAGTCACGGAGGCCTGAATCAAATGGTGGATTATGTCCTCCAAGATGAAAAAATAAAAGGAAAATATGTCTCTGGTATTAATTGTAACCCAGCAACCGCAGCGGAAGAAATGCAGGTGACAAAAAAATACTATCACAAAGAAAACGGCGTCCAGTATTACCATTATATTCAATCTTTCCCAGTAGACGAAAGGATCACACCGTGGAAAGCCAACCAGATTGCCAGAGAACTGGCTGAACATATTTTTCGAGGGTATGAAATTTTAATTGCAACCCATGCCGATCAGGCGCATCTTCACAGCCATATTCTTGTGAATTCTGTCAGCCTGGAAACGGGACTAAAGTTACAGTTTGGCCCGCCGGATTTAAAGAACATGAAAGCGACAAGTGATCAGCTCTGCCTTGAAAATGGCCTCAGCATTTGTGAAAAAAACGAGGCGGTGACCACCTATCGGCTGTCAAAGTATAAACAGCTTGAAAAAGCTGATGCAGGAAAAGGAAAAAGCTACCTGATGGACTGCGCTAACACTGTGATGAACGCATTGGAAACGGCAGCGACCCGGGAAGAATTCATGAACCTGATGCTGCACGCCGGATATGAAACCCTCTGGAAAGACACCCGCAAAGCCATCACTTTTATCTGTCCAAACGGAAAGAAGGTGCGCAACACCAATTTAGAAAAAACTTTTAAACTGCCTGTAGGAAAGGAGGCGATGGAACATGCAATTCAAACGAACGCCGAACAGCATCGGCAGCTCGCCCGTGCCTTTATCATTGAACCAGCTGCTGGAGCAGGCCAAACAGACCATCGAGCGTCTAGCATCGGAGAATCAGGAGCTGAAGCAAGAGAATCAACAATTGATTTCGACAAATTCAAAACTGAACTCGGAGATCTGCGAGCGGAATCAGATAATCGGCGAACAAAAACAGCTGTTACAAGAACAGAACTTGCAGCTGGTCGAAGACGGGAAACTGATCGACGAACTGAAGCCCCTGGCCTTGAGCGTGTCGGGTATGGAGGCGAAGATCGAGAAAGAGAAGAAGTCGCGGATGAGTGCCATCAAGAGAGCGGAATCAGCCGAGGCTTCTCTCGATGAAAGCCGGCGCATTACACTGAAAAAACAGAAAGAGGCCGAGGAAGAAAGGAAAAAAGCCCAAAGAGAAGCGGAAAGCTATCAAAAGGCCCAGAAACTTTTAACGAGCGGCTTTTCAGCAGCGGCCATCATCTGCGCGGTCTGGGTGATTCGTGAGCTGTCCCAAAATAGGAGTGTTCTGGCCGAAATGGGCGGGTGGTTCGTCAGCCGCTGGGAAAATATCCTGTGGATCCTGGCCACAGTAAAATCTTTTTTCTTTATCGTCAAAAATGGTTTAGTGCAGCACATAAATGACCGGGCAGCTGCTTTATTGACGATTTGCGTCTTTCTCCTGATATTGGGATTGTTGCTGTTTTTGGCGATTATTGGCATTAAAAAAGGGCTTGAAACCATCCGGACCCTTTTGGGCTGCTATGACGAAAACGGTGGTTTGAAAGCGGTTTTAAGCGTGGCTTTCAGCCTTGCAGCATTACTTATCTGTATTTATCTGCCCGAAACCGTCCGCATGAAGCTTCCCGTCAATATCTTTACCGTCTGGCTTATTTTGTCTCTGATATCAACCGTTTTGGTCAATTTAAAAGAAATCATGAAAGCCTGGAAGGGCGATAGGAGATACTATTAGATGAAAAATGAAGTTTTACCCCCAAAGAGCAGCGATTTGATGCAGACCATTTTATCTTATGTATGGAATGATGCCGACTTGTTTAAAAGCACATTTAAAACGCCAGAACCGGCCATTGAACATGTGCTTTATGATGGGGTAACCGTTCTTGGCGGCGCGCCTAAATCTGGGAAAAGCATCCTTGTTGAGCAGATGGCCTATGCCATCGCAACCGGAACAGACTTGTTTGGCTGCCGTGCCCGGCAGAAGGAAGTGCTCTATCTGAATCTTGAGAGTGACCCAGCCAATGCGCTTGGCCGCCGGAAAGCCATGCAGCTGCCAGAGACCGGACATATCAATTATTATTTTAACAATGATGTGGATCTCAATTCCATCGGCAGCGTAGCCGAAAAAGCGGCTGCCAAAGACCTTGGCCTTATTATCATTGACACCCTCCAGAAAGTGCGGGGCTGCAATAAATCTGCCGATGAGTATTCGTACCAGGATGCCGTCCGGGACATTGATATTCTTCAACATATCTCTAAAAATATCAATGTGCCCATTCTGGTTGTCCATCATACGAAAAAGGACAGCAACGATCTTTTAGGCAGCCAGGGAATTTTTGCCACAGTCTCCAGCAAGCTGATCATGCTCAAGGAAGAAACGGCGAAAACAGGGCAGCTTTCCATTGTATCACGCTTTCACCCGTCCCATGTGATTGATCTAAAATTCAACGAAAATCCGCTCAGATGGGAATTGGATGAAGAAGATCACGGAGAGATTACCATTGATCCGATTATCTCAGCGATCATGGCTTTTTTAGCAAAACAGAAAAAGAAAGCTTGGGAAGGTTCCATGAATGAGTTATGGCAAGCCGCAGGACTAGCATCTTATGCTGCTGACCCAACAAGATTGAGTCGTCATTTATCCAATCATCTAGAGGACTTCGACCGCAACGGAATCATAATAAAGAAAAAGAGAACAAAAAACAAACGTCTTATTAGTCTTATGTGGAAAAACTTTTAAAACATGCAGTTATAGCGTCACCTTTATAGGATGCTGATTCTAGCGTCACCAGCGTCACCCCTGCTGTCAAAACCGCTAAAAACCTGACTTTCAAGGGTGACGCTAGAGGTGACGCTAAGGGTGACGCTAGCCTAAAAGGTGTAGCTACAGCGTCATCTTAAAAAGTTAAAAACTTTAATTTTAAAAAAGGAGTCCTACAAATGAAGAAAAAACATCATCACTACTTGACCATTAAAAATATTGAAGTGGCAGAGCTTTATAAACAGTATCTGGCTGATTTCAAAGATGAAGATATCACGTTTAAAGAATACCTTGCAGCACTATACGTTCATATTCTCGAAAACATCTGTATACTGCTTGGAACAATAAAATGATTAATAACTGGAGGTTTAAAATGATCAACTCAATGTCTGGATTTACAATTATCACACCAAAAGAAGCAGCACAGGAGCTAAGAATCAGTATAAGAAAAATGTATGAAATAATAAAAACTGATCCCGAATTTCCCGCAGTTCCCAACGGCCGAAAATGGCTTATCATTAAGGATGAAATACCGGAATGGTTAGAGAAAAAGCTGATTGCCAGATCAAATGCACTTGTAAGCGACCAAAAGACAATGCTAAAATAAAAACGTAAGGAAAGGTCTTTTTAAGGAGGAAAGACAAAAATGCAAGAATACAGAAAAAGAACGGTAACCGCCCCGAACGGTGAAAAATACATCTATTATTATTACAAATATCATGACATTTATGGAAGACGGCGTGAAATCACTGCAAAATCCATTGAAATCTTGAATAAAAAGCGAAAAGAAATTGAAGCTCAACTAGCTTCAGGTGTGAACCTCAGTGAAAAAACGCTTGCCGACTATTGTGAAATCTATTTGCGAACAGTCCATTTTAATACAGTTAAGGAAAAAACGAAAGAACGCTATTTATCAATCCTCAACAACCATCTGCGCAGAACGCCCCTAGGTGAAATGAAAATGTGCGATTTAACCCTTGATACTGTCCAAAGCTATTATAATACACTGTCAGCCATAAATGCCAAGACACTTCATAAAATTGTCAACCCAACTCTGCGCTATGCCGGAGTAAAAAAGGAAATTAATTTTATGATTGTCCCAAAGATCTTCACACTTCCACAGGAAGATTCAGCAGAAAAACAGAGAAAAGCATCCCGAAACACCGCAAGACCGCTTTCACGGGCAGAACATATAGCTTTCAAGGATGCCATTGCAAACCACAAATACGGCTGTCTTTTCCGGACAGCGCTCGATACTGGAATGCGTCAGGGTGAGCTTTTCGCCTTAACCTGGGCCGATATTGACTTCCAAAATCGCCGTATTACGATTAATAAATCTGGCGGTATCACAAAGGGGGATCAGAAAAAAAGCCGGTGGATCGTGGGCCTTCCCAAAAATGGCCAAACCAGAATAAACAGATTGCCAGAAGTTCTGCATACTATTTTAAATGAGCATCGAGACAAACAGAAAAAAGAGCTGGCCAAACTTGGAATCATTCAAACACCGCAAACGCTGGTGTTCTGCACACCGCTCGGCACACATCTTGATTCCTCAAACGTCCTTGCTGCATTAAAAAAGGTCTATATTTCTTTAGGTATCAGTTCAGAAAAAACATTTCATGATCTTCGACATACCTATGCAACCCGTCAATTCGAGGCTGGCGCGGAGCCGCTGGTGATATCAAAACTCCTCGGGCACTCCGATCTATCCGTTACTTTAAAAACCTATATTCATATTTTAAATTCCCTGAAAGACGCCACCGCAGACAAAACCGACAGTTTTTACGCCTCCATTGCTGATGAAACTGGCGAAAATCTGGCGAAAAACGTCATTTCCATGCATTAAAAAAGAGACCCGGAGGTCCCTATCTAAGCGAAATTTCTGGTGATCCCGATTGGGCTTGAACCAACGACCTCTACCCAATAGTTTGCTTATTTTTTGGGAATCTAAAAAGCTTGGAAAAGTGTTTGAATTCGCGGTCTTCAAGAGAAACAGCAGGATAATCTCGAGAAACAAATATTAAAAATTTGCAGGACAATTTTCGGGCACAAAAACAAAAAGCTCCCGGTCTTTGGATCAGGAGCTTTCAAAGGAAAAGTATTGGGGGGGGGAGATTAATTCTGTTATTCTGTCAAGTAAGAGGTATGATTGTTCGATAATATTTATACCCGGCAATAAAAATTTAAAACAAAAAATAAAGCCGTCCTGAAGGCGGCCCTTTATTATTTAATCGCCAACGCTATCCCGTGGCCACAGCTGCACATGTACAAATTGGCTGGAATAATACCGGATCACGCCTGGGATTCCAACGGCTAATGCTGCGTTTGCCACTTCATCCACTGAATGGCCGGAGCAATACAAGTCGCAGGCATCTCCGTCCATATGCAGGCTGTCTGGAACGCCGCCGTCCTTTGTGTTCTGGTATGCACAGCGGAAACCAGAGGTAATGGTCACTGGATCGCCCAGGTAGTCCCGAAGCTTCTGGATCAGGACTTTTAATTCTGGTTTAATGTCCCCGCCGCACCCGCACTCGCACTTAAACTCATCGGGTCCGAAGTTTGGCAGATCGGTCGCATCTATAACAGGCTGGGCCTCTACATCCATCAGATGAAGGAATACTTCCCGGCCTGCGATCCGATCCACACACAGGCCATTGTCCCCCTGGTAGCTTTCCACGCAGTTCCCCAGGCCGCCGCCAAAGACTCCCGGACACTCGACACCGCCCGGATCATACCCCTTAAGCAGCAGTAGAATTTCCAGAGCGGTGACCATGTACTGGGTTTCGCCTTCCCGGACGTTGTGGCTGCCAAAGGCGGTATTGCTGGCGCTGCCCCAGGTGCCATCCACCTCCAGGCCTGCGCCGTAATCCAGGTTCATGGCGTGCTGGACCAGGCGAACGCCCTGTTTTTGTGTTTCGGCACCTCTCAGGCCGTCTGCTGCGATCTTGTTTTCAACAAAGTTATTGCTGTGTTCCTGTCCTAATCGGATTAATTCATTACTCATTTTTTATTTTCCTCCTTGTTTTCATCTTCGATAATTTCCAATAATTCATATAATTTCTTTGTTGCAAGCCCCTTTATGGCCGTTTTAAGGTTATCGGCAGCCACTGCCGGGGCGGTAAAGCTATTGTTTTTCCAATAGCACCAGAATACGGATATAAGCGTCAGTGCGCCTGTTATAAAATCGTTGATGGCTTCATTTTCGATTGGAATAATCGGATAACCGGCCATTGTGCAAAACTGGTTTATTAAGGTTAAAACCAAAATAAACAGGCGGGCCAATGGCTTGGCGTATCGGCTTAAATTTTCTGGGTTTATTTTCATTTTTTCTCCTCTCTATGGATTCATCCGGCTTTTTGTTTTGTGGGCCTGCTCGGCCAAAAACTCGTTAATCTCGTCGATGGATTCGTCCACGTTTCCATTGTTCCTTTTCCCGGATACGGCTTCAAGACAAGAGCGCATAGAACGCATGAGAATATAGCGTTCCACGGCGCTCACGTCGATGTCGTGCTGCTGCTTGCGCTGCCAGCTCTCCACGTCCCCGATCCGGTCGTTTAATACCTCGATCTGCTTGTCCTGCTGCTCGTCTGGGTGGATAAGCTTGTTATACAGCCATTGCCGTGCTGGTTTATAGAAAAACATAAAGCAAGCACCTATCCCCATCACCCACCCGGCATACTGCGAAAGTATTTCGATTGTCATTTTTCCTGTTGTCCTCCTGAAATTTGCATACTAAAAGGGCCTCCCGGCCCTGTTCTGTCCACCTATAACACCTCTTTTCTATGCAACGCTTAACCGCTGCTCCAGCTGCCAAATTTTGCTTTTAAGCTCACCTATTTCGCGCTGTAAATGTTCGATTTTGGCATCGCGCAGGTCGTTTTCCTGAATGATTTCTTTGGTTGCCTGCCAGTTTATCCCGGCCATTGAATACAGATTAATCGCGATATTATCATGGTCGGTTACCTGTTCGGGGGTTTCCCGTTCGATAATGAAACCATAATTTTTATTAACAATGCCTCGTTCAAGATCTGTTTTAAGGTTGTATTCATAAATCCTACTATGACGCATGATTGAGAGAACTCCCGTATATTCACGAATATTTGTCTTGTATCTTTCTTGTGAAACAGAAGAAAAATTTGAAGCCCTTACCTCTGTCCATCCACTGTTTCCATAATTATTAATTGACACCCCGCTGTTGCAGCATATATGCAGATTGTTTGAATTTCGGATAAAGAAATCACTTGTTCCAACATTATACAGATCACAGGCAGCCCCGATATGCATAATACTGGAATGGTCATTCATAAAAATATTTCGGAACATTCGGACTTCATCATTATTTGCCCTTAGGAGTAACGTATTGGAAGTTTTTGTCCCCAAAGAAATATAACCGTCTGACCTCAGTAACAGGTTTCCGATACAGTTAAAGTTCCCATATCCAG
Above is a window of Eubacterium sp. 1001713B170207_170306_E7 DNA encoding:
- a CDS encoding Fic family protein translates to MKIDALHSRFISGKKAKLSDGIYHHTQIKMAYNSNRIEGSMLSEEQTRSIFSTNTILPEGDSPVKIDDIVETTNHFEAFDYILDLAKEPLSEDIIKKLHYLLKRGTAYEREGFSTGKYKIYPNVIGGITETTPPDKVQSAMKVLLEKYNAIPEKSFDDLIDFHAQFETIHPFQDGNGRVGRLILFKECLINGILPFIILDEYKLYYYRGLGEYRKEKGYLRDTCLLAQDQFRKVCDYFKVFGN
- a CDS encoding type II toxin-antitoxin system antitoxin, RelB/DinJ family; protein product: MARTSNIYIRLKQVALQRGIPFEMKLTKSVLLSYDSLTKEEFEAEIAKGMADVEAGRTHTAERIKEEMRRDYGP
- a CDS encoding helix-turn-helix domain-containing protein encodes the protein MINSMSGFTIITPKEAAQELRISIRKMYEIIKTDPEFPAVPNGRKWLIIKDEIPEWLEKKLIARSNALVSDQKTMLK
- a CDS encoding SPP1 phage holin family protein, which translates into the protein MKINPENLSRYAKPLARLFILVLTLINQFCTMAGYPIIPIENEAINDFITGALTLISVFWCYWKNNSFTAPAVAADNLKTAIKGLATKKLYELLEIIEDENKEENKK
- the mobC gene encoding plasmid mobilization relaxosome protein MobC; the protein is MARTRRRKNQILFRLNDQEKKIFLGRVKRSELTQQEYIRRAVLNKKINVFEGLSEVILQQKRIGNNLNQLAYNSNVGLPVDRAALEALQKEEKQVWQLLKQLQVTEA
- a CDS encoding relaxase/mobilization nuclease domain-containing protein, yielding MAIIKAVASHGGLNQMVDYVLQDEKIKGKYVSGINCNPATAAEEMQVTKKYYHKENGVQYYHYIQSFPVDERITPWKANQIARELAEHIFRGYEILIATHADQAHLHSHILVNSVSLETGLKLQFGPPDLKNMKATSDQLCLENGLSICEKNEAVTTYRLSKYKQLEKADAGKGKSYLMDCANTVMNALETAATREEFMNLMLHAGYETLWKDTRKAITFICPNGKKVRNTNLEKTFKLPVGKEAMEHAIQTNAEQHRQLARAFIIEPAAGAGQTDHRASSIGESGAEARESTIDFDKFKTELGDLRAESDNRRTKTAVTRTELAAGRRRETDRRTEAPGLERVGYGGEDREREEVADECHQESGISRGFSR
- a CDS encoding D-Ala-D-Ala carboxypeptidase family metallohydrolase, whose protein sequence is MSNELIRLGQEHSNNFVENKIAADGLRGAETQKQGVRLVQHAMNLDYGAGLEVDGTWGSASNTAFGSHNVREGETQYMVTALEILLLLKGYDPGGVECPGVFGGGLGNCVESYQGDNGLCVDRIAGREVFLHLMDVEAQPVIDATDLPNFGPDEFKCECGCGGDIKPELKVLIQKLRDYLGDPVTITSGFRCAYQNTKDGGVPDSLHMDGDACDLYCSGHSVDEVANAALAVGIPGVIRYYSSQFVHVQLWPRDSVGD
- a CDS encoding site-specific integrase, which gives rise to MQEYRKRTVTAPNGEKYIYYYYKYHDIYGRRREITAKSIEILNKKRKEIEAQLASGVNLSEKTLADYCEIYLRTVHFNTVKEKTKERYLSILNNHLRRTPLGEMKMCDLTLDTVQSYYNTLSAINAKTLHKIVNPTLRYAGVKKEINFMIVPKIFTLPQEDSAEKQRKASRNTARPLSRAEHIAFKDAIANHKYGCLFRTALDTGMRQGELFALTWADIDFQNRRITINKSGGITKGDQKKSRWIVGLPKNGQTRINRLPEVLHTILNEHRDKQKKELAKLGIIQTPQTLVFCTPLGTHLDSSNVLAALKKVYISLGISSEKTFHDLRHTYATRQFEAGAEPLVISKLLGHSDLSVTLKTYIHILNSLKDATADKTDSFYASIADETGENLAKNVISMH
- a CDS encoding helix-turn-helix transcriptional regulator translates to MNIGEFIKEIRKKEGLTQKEFAEKLGLVQATISAYEKGIRSPTFKVMIDISEIFGVDLNLLMSKDVELVKAFKDAEIVHEQLSLKGFEYDYFNDSDSKYDYVELKMPARGSDNYLNILNFMSDLNEDGQKKALDLMVLLRKIPEYRRK
- a CDS encoding AAA family ATPase — encoded protein: MKNEVLPPKSSDLMQTILSYVWNDADLFKSTFKTPEPAIEHVLYDGVTVLGGAPKSGKSILVEQMAYAIATGTDLFGCRARQKEVLYLNLESDPANALGRRKAMQLPETGHINYYFNNDVDLNSIGSVAEKAAAKDLGLIIIDTLQKVRGCNKSADEYSYQDAVRDIDILQHISKNINVPILVVHHTKKDSNDLLGSQGIFATVSSKLIMLKEETAKTGQLSIVSRFHPSHVIDLKFNENPLRWELDEEDHGEITIDPIISAIMAFLAKQKKKAWEGSMNELWQAAGLASYAADPTRLSRHLSNHLEDFDRNGIIIKKKRTKNKRLISLMWKNF